The Gemmatimonadaceae bacterium genome includes a window with the following:
- a CDS encoding phage baseplate assembly protein V has protein sequence MNSPSGVVIGIVEDVDDPDKQGRIRMTFPWMGTNVRSAWAPVSTPMAGDDRGSFMMPEVGDEALVAFEHGDFAHPFVLGFLWSGADHPPESDTQLRIIRTPGGHELRFEDTPGAKKVVVKTEGGLSLTMDDAQQSITITGGGRSVTMQAGQVKIA, from the coding sequence ATGAACTCCCCCTCCGGCGTGGTCATCGGCATCGTGGAAGACGTGGACGACCCCGACAAGCAGGGGCGCATCCGCATGACGTTCCCCTGGATGGGCACGAACGTGCGCAGCGCGTGGGCGCCTGTGAGCACGCCGATGGCCGGTGACGACCGCGGCAGCTTCATGATGCCCGAGGTCGGCGACGAGGCGCTGGTGGCGTTCGAGCACGGCGACTTCGCCCACCCGTTCGTGCTCGGCTTCCTCTGGAGCGGGGCGGACCATCCGCCGGAGAGCGACACCCAGCTGCGCATCATCCGCACCCCCGGCGGGCACGAGCTGCGCTTCGAGGACACGCCCGGCGCGAAGAAGGTCGTGGTGAAGACCGAAGGGGGGCTCTCGCTCACCATGGACGACGCCCAGCAGTCGATCACCATCACCGGCGGCGGCCGCTCCGTCACGATGCAGGCCGGCCAGGTGAAGATCGCATGA
- a CDS encoding GPW/gp25 family protein produces MTAPRDTREFLGLGWKFPLQVTAGGSIARARYEVRVEESVYLILSTAKGERVMLPEFGCGIHDLVFQPNTPATIGLVAQQVRRALVQWEPRIDVLDLVVESPPGEPTLLLIRVGYRIRANNALANLVYPFYLREGA; encoded by the coding sequence ATGACCGCCCCGCGCGACACCCGCGAGTTCCTCGGGCTCGGATGGAAGTTCCCGCTGCAGGTCACCGCCGGCGGCAGCATCGCGCGCGCACGCTACGAGGTGCGGGTGGAGGAGTCCGTCTACCTGATCCTCAGCACCGCGAAGGGCGAGCGCGTGATGCTCCCCGAATTCGGCTGCGGCATCCACGACCTCGTCTTCCAGCCCAACACGCCGGCCACCATCGGGCTCGTGGCGCAGCAGGTGCGCCGCGCGCTGGTCCAGTGGGAGCCGCGCATCGACGTGCTCGACCTGGTGGTGGAGTCACCCCCCGGCGAGCCGACGCTGCTCCTGATCCGCGTGGGCTACCGCATCCGCGCCAACAACGCGCTCGCCAACCTGGTCTACCCGTTCTACCTGCGAGAGGGAGCCTGA
- a CDS encoding putative baseplate assembly protein — MPPAHNLPVIDNRRYDDLFTELRTRIPRYTPEWTDFNDSDPGITLVQLFAWLGDMLLYRMGQVPELNYLKFLELLGIELRAAEPAIAEITFPLAAAATQPFVIIPRRTQVTAEAPGSPAPVVFETDRAITAIAARLSSVQAFDGFAFEDLSAANTSALESFAPFGNAAGIDSALYLGFETAAPFPQVELDLAFVTAAASAPKSVNCASGTSARFASARMVWEYWNGSDWRPLDLLVDETLAFTRSGHVRLKTPAAGVMVADVIGEVAAARTWIRARLVQAQYERAPQLRAIRTNTVSATQAQTVRNEVLGGSDGRANQVFRLASAPVLAGTLRLEVNEGDGFAAWTEVTDFFGAAGRDRVFALDRTTGEVRFGDGNHGAIPVGNSDLPASNIVAREYRFGGGTAGNLAAGAIKTLVGSITGVDANAITNQQPSVGGRAEESLAEAKLRAPSAIRSRGRAVTAQDYEQLAIEAGTIRRAKALPLSHPDFPGVQVPGVVSMIVVPDGTAPNPVPSEGTLRMVCAALEPARVITTELYVVPPVYRQVRVTTDVVVDDRADLAAVKTAITSALLQYFHPLVGGEDGQGWPFGGDIFYSRVYGRATVPGVQSIERLVIALDGIEAAPCTNVALCDGELAYSVDHVVRVAYASGS, encoded by the coding sequence ATGCCGCCCGCACACAACCTGCCGGTCATCGACAACCGGCGCTACGACGACCTGTTCACCGAGCTGCGCACGCGCATCCCGCGCTACACGCCCGAGTGGACGGACTTCAACGACAGCGACCCGGGCATCACGCTGGTGCAGCTCTTCGCCTGGCTGGGCGACATGCTGCTCTACCGCATGGGCCAGGTGCCGGAGCTGAACTACCTCAAGTTCCTGGAGCTGCTGGGGATCGAGCTGCGCGCCGCCGAGCCGGCGATCGCGGAGATCACCTTCCCGCTGGCGGCCGCCGCCACGCAGCCGTTCGTGATCATCCCGCGGCGCACCCAGGTGACGGCCGAGGCGCCGGGCTCGCCGGCCCCGGTGGTGTTCGAGACCGACCGGGCCATCACCGCGATCGCTGCACGACTGTCGTCGGTGCAGGCCTTCGACGGGTTCGCGTTCGAGGACCTGAGCGCCGCCAACACCAGCGCACTGGAGTCCTTCGCCCCGTTCGGCAACGCCGCCGGCATCGACTCGGCCCTCTACCTGGGCTTCGAGACGGCGGCACCGTTCCCGCAGGTGGAGCTGGACCTGGCCTTCGTCACCGCCGCGGCGTCGGCGCCGAAGAGCGTGAACTGCGCCAGTGGCACCTCGGCACGGTTCGCATCCGCCCGCATGGTGTGGGAGTACTGGAACGGCAGCGACTGGCGCCCGCTGGACCTGCTGGTGGACGAGACCCTCGCCTTCACGCGGTCGGGCCACGTGCGGCTGAAGACGCCGGCGGCGGGGGTGATGGTGGCCGACGTGATCGGCGAGGTGGCCGCAGCGCGCACCTGGATCCGCGCGCGGCTGGTGCAGGCGCAGTACGAGCGCGCCCCGCAACTGCGTGCCATCCGCACCAACACCGTCTCGGCGACACAGGCGCAGACCGTGCGCAACGAGGTGCTGGGCGGCAGTGACGGGCGCGCGAACCAGGTCTTCCGCCTGGCGAGCGCACCGGTGCTGGCGGGCACGCTGCGTCTCGAGGTGAACGAGGGCGACGGGTTCGCGGCGTGGACGGAGGTCACCGATTTCTTCGGCGCTGCCGGCCGCGACCGGGTGTTCGCGCTGGACCGCACCACCGGCGAGGTGCGCTTCGGTGACGGCAACCACGGCGCCATCCCGGTGGGGAACAGCGACCTGCCGGCGAGCAATATCGTGGCCCGCGAGTACCGATTCGGCGGCGGTACCGCCGGCAACCTCGCTGCCGGTGCCATCAAGACGCTGGTGGGCAGCATCACCGGCGTGGACGCGAATGCGATCACGAACCAGCAGCCCTCCGTCGGCGGGCGCGCCGAGGAGTCGCTGGCCGAGGCGAAGCTGCGGGCACCGAGTGCGATCCGCAGCCGCGGGCGCGCGGTGACGGCGCAGGACTACGAGCAGCTCGCGATCGAGGCCGGCACCATCCGCCGCGCCAAGGCGCTGCCGCTCTCACATCCCGACTTCCCGGGCGTGCAGGTGCCGGGGGTGGTGAGCATGATCGTGGTCCCCGATGGCACCGCGCCCAACCCCGTGCCCAGCGAGGGCACGCTGCGGATGGTCTGCGCGGCGCTGGAACCGGCGCGCGTGATCACCACCGAACTGTATGTCGTGCCGCCGGTGTACCGGCAGGTGCGGGTGACCACCGACGTGGTGGTGGATGACCGCGCCGACCTGGCCGCCGTGAAGACGGCAATCACGTCCGCGCTGCTGCAGTACTTCCATCCACTGGTGGGCGGCGAGGACGGGCAGGGGTGGCCCTTCGGCGGCGACATCTTCTACTCGCGGGTGTACGGCCGTGCGACGGTGCCGGGGGTGCAGAGCATCGAGCGGCTGGTGATCGCGCTGGACGGCATCGAGGCCGCGCCCTGCACGAACGTCGCCCTCTGCGACGGCGAGCTGGCGTACTCGGTGGACCACGTGGTGCGCGTCGCATACGCCTCGGGGAGCTGA
- a CDS encoding collagen-like protein: MCHDSTTCPDCDFGPLARNHYFTGKLLVERDFRDEQRFFVDKLRLHHARLHGWGVVCGLKVVPHANAACRTRYVCVQPGTAVDCCGHDIHLRELECIDLHAIPAVKALLDAGDAETGHRLQVCIRYRECPTEDIPVLYDECGCDDTRCAPNRVLESFRLDVIVDAPVPPAAPAPGACADLWNEAIEGCDDCEDENCVILATIANWHVGDAIGTAQIDNVTDRRILPSVSAIKRVLDCVLTTGGGGGGPAGPTGPTGPQGPQGPVGPQGPAGPRGPVGQDGRNGADGLPGLPGLQGPPGPGLEADLTRIIALSWRHDRDSGQLLAILDPNGRPLGRGIVVAFSAEVQWDSTVASHVFEALARQDLFIDNKSGQFDCRCPLITPHVAVDATIVGTVVTQAVALAAPGAAPPGGLMKALALLIDDKARIQLERPDSGGLFVRLRGDFVVDREKRAIDAEFVRAELPTGDRPSGSAFGIQGGTFESWFTIKRG; this comes from the coding sequence ATGTGCCATGACTCGACGACGTGCCCCGACTGTGACTTCGGGCCACTGGCGCGCAACCACTACTTCACGGGCAAGCTGCTGGTCGAGCGCGATTTCCGCGACGAGCAACGCTTCTTCGTGGACAAGCTGCGGCTGCACCACGCGCGGCTGCACGGCTGGGGCGTGGTCTGCGGGCTGAAGGTGGTGCCGCACGCCAACGCCGCCTGCCGCACCCGCTATGTCTGCGTGCAGCCGGGCACCGCGGTGGACTGCTGCGGCCACGACATCCACCTGCGCGAGCTGGAGTGCATCGACCTGCACGCCATCCCCGCCGTGAAGGCGCTCCTCGACGCCGGTGACGCCGAGACCGGGCACCGGCTGCAGGTGTGCATCCGCTACCGCGAGTGTCCCACCGAGGACATCCCGGTGCTCTACGACGAGTGCGGTTGCGACGACACGCGCTGTGCGCCGAACCGCGTGCTGGAGAGCTTCCGGCTCGACGTGATCGTGGATGCGCCGGTGCCGCCGGCGGCGCCCGCCCCGGGAGCATGTGCCGACCTGTGGAACGAGGCGATCGAGGGCTGCGACGACTGCGAGGACGAGAACTGCGTCATCCTCGCCACCATCGCCAACTGGCACGTCGGTGACGCGATCGGGACGGCGCAGATCGACAACGTCACCGACCGCCGCATCCTGCCGAGCGTCTCGGCGATCAAGCGCGTGCTGGACTGCGTGCTGACGACGGGTGGCGGGGGCGGCGGTCCGGCGGGGCCAACGGGGCCAACGGGGCCTCAGGGTCCGCAGGGGCCGGTAGGGCCACAGGGTCCCGCAGGGCCGCGCGGCCCGGTCGGCCAGGACGGACGCAACGGCGCCGACGGCTTGCCGGGCCTGCCCGGGCTCCAGGGGCCACCCGGCCCCGGCCTCGAGGCGGACCTCACACGCATCATCGCGCTCAGCTGGCGGCACGACCGAGACAGCGGCCAGCTGCTCGCGATCCTCGACCCGAACGGGCGGCCGCTCGGTCGCGGCATCGTGGTGGCCTTCAGTGCTGAAGTGCAGTGGGACAGCACGGTCGCCTCGCACGTGTTCGAGGCGCTCGCCCGGCAGGACCTGTTCATCGACAACAAGAGCGGGCAGTTCGACTGCCGATGCCCGCTGATCACGCCGCACGTGGCGGTGGATGCCACGATCGTCGGCACCGTGGTCACGCAGGCGGTGGCGCTGGCGGCGCCCGGTGCGGCACCACCGGGCGGCCTGATGAAGGCGCTGGCGCTGCTGATCGACGACAAGGCGCGCATCCAGCTCGAGCGACCGGACAGCGGCGGCCTCTTCGTGCGCCTGCGCGGCGACTTCGTGGTGGACCGAGAGAAGCGCGCGATCGACGCGGAGTTCGTGCGGGCCGAGCTGCCGACGGGCGACCGGCCGTCGGGATCGGCGTTCGGCAT